A region of Moorena producens PAL-8-15-08-1 DNA encodes the following proteins:
- a CDS encoding PAS domain S-box protein, whose translation MQDYPSVPNPSQDIRLGCLQWFYNLPLSSKLLTGLFASELISLIGFFGVAASMMVIGGQIELRDQAESQLALTETNYNSKLEQTKLGFRSQADNAAIIAAAIAHHSGQPIKAALKAEVRRVLRNEIKARNIEYGTLVGTNGKIIANANADRTGERFNPNQLVSQVFQNRTGIGSSQIVSWVELAKESPQLPNGFVEQDALIRYTLTPVKNPETGNIVAVLVSGDLVNGKLPIVHNTLQGVDKGYSAIYYRQGSGKFNLATAALDNSDVKDLEQGESSLDVVDQSLLEKAVAQTSQVVYTRQTFGKQSYIIVAKALTNFDSEATVVLVRGTTEYCFNQFLRDNLELELSVLAIALIADIFLAILLGRSIAKPVKQLQKTTQEFAAGNLEARVEVWTKDEVGKLSINFNRMADSLLTAFKQRERYAAEQSRLNTQLQQEIAERLLTVETLRLIEFSLDRVGDAVFLSKQDGRFCYVNEAACNFLGYSREELLTLHLYNIDTLLSKDNWSPFWKNLKQQGCFKQDSVHRTKDGREFPVEIGVNYLQFNDQEYNCVIARDLTERKQGENLLKRTNSLLRAQQEASIDGILVIDENQKILWHNRRFGQMWNIPEEILNSGDDQKILKSVLSKLNKPKEFIHRLKYLYEHPSEVSCDEIYLNDGRIFDRYSGSVVSEASDYYTRIWYFRDITQRKQVEAQVTQLNQELSNHALELEVANTELAATKDFITNIINAVSDPIFVKDRYYKWKFFNDSFCEFIGYSREQLLGHSDSEFFISEEAEVFRKTDQLVIKNGVVNENEEYFTDAKGILHFISTKKTRFFDSKNNPYIVGVIRDFTHRKQFEDRLEKLNECFLDFGSNPDKNINHLVAVCGQLLNASFALYNCLEYNQLVTLGQWQVPPDYPTMDSAKGRICYDVIREGTDESVVKQDLQNTAYAQTDPNIRAYNLCTYIGIAVKWNKKVMGSLCVLYQQQVEPSTEDKQLLNLIASAIGVEEQRKQAQQELRDSKERFALAVEGVNDGIWDCNLQTGEMYLSPRWKSMLGYEDDEISNTFESWTEIIHPDDLEQTLLSFNNYLEGKLFQYQEEFRALHKDGTYRWLLTRGAALWDKTGKPYRIAGSHTDISERKKAEEALKSQLTALEAATDGIALVNPAGEYFYLNQTHLELFGYTKPDQLVGQQWHMIYPPEEIERIEKSVFPQLFKTGKWSGEATAVRKDGSTFAEEFSLTLLEDGGLIRVCRDITERKNAEEQMRQNHQRLALANAQLERATRLKDEFLASMSHELRTPLNAILGLSEALQEEVYGSITDRQRKSLSTIQGSGQHLLELINDLLDLAKIESGKMELHIGAVSLQKLCNSSLMFVRNQAHHKNIKLTSQVTERLWEIEVDERRIRQVLINLLSNAVKFTPTGGSVILKAEEDLLRNTICFSVIDTGIGIAQENMRKLFQSFVQIDSRLSRRYAGTGLGLALVQRTIEIHGGRVDVESEVGQGSCFTVTLPIKQSGEANGEYQSDLGDLSQFTQSAISNPQVLIIEDSITAAEVISRYIREIGLQTLTYPEGEGALEQVIQVNPGVIILDLQLPKVSGWKVLAQLKAHPQTEHIPVIILSVVDERSQALEMGASEYLVKPVSRQLLRSTISKILGPLETPESVKHGETALMVTPHKAPESPLILIAEDNETNIKTIWDYLLNKGYRLILAKNGWEAISQAKEYHPQLIMMDIQMPDMDGIEAIKRIRDNQETSVIPIIAVTALAMPGDKEKCLGAGADEYISKPVSLKNLVSTIQKYVHVEVKDLQLVSN comes from the coding sequence ATGCAAGATTATCCCTCTGTCCCTAACCCTTCCCAAGACATTCGGTTAGGCTGCCTACAGTGGTTTTATAACTTACCACTAAGTAGTAAGCTGCTTACTGGTTTGTTTGCCTCTGAGCTAATTTCTCTGATTGGATTCTTCGGCGTCGCTGCTTCAATGATGGTAATAGGAGGGCAAATCGAACTACGAGACCAAGCTGAGTCTCAATTAGCACTCACCGAGACTAACTACAATTCTAAACTTGAGCAAACTAAGCTGGGCTTCCGTAGTCAAGCCGATAATGCTGCCATCATTGCTGCTGCGATCGCTCATCATTCTGGTCAGCCCATCAAAGCAGCCCTAAAGGCTGAAGTCAGACGGGTTCTGAGGAACGAAATTAAAGCCCGCAACATTGAATATGGGACTTTAGTAGGTACCAATGGCAAGATTATTGCTAATGCTAACGCTGACCGTACAGGAGAGAGGTTTAATCCTAATCAATTAGTCAGTCAAGTTTTCCAGAATCGAACGGGGATTGGGAGCAGTCAAATTGTCAGCTGGGTTGAGTTAGCTAAGGAGTCACCTCAGTTACCGAATGGTTTTGTTGAACAAGACGCCCTAATTCGTTACACACTCACTCCAGTCAAGAACCCAGAGACTGGAAATATAGTAGCTGTCTTGGTGTCTGGTGACTTGGTCAATGGCAAATTGCCCATAGTTCACAACACCCTGCAGGGGGTTGACAAAGGCTATAGTGCCATCTACTATCGCCAGGGTTCGGGGAAATTTAACTTAGCCACTGCTGCTTTGGATAACAGTGATGTTAAAGATTTAGAGCAAGGGGAATCGAGTTTAGATGTAGTGGATCAATCCCTGTTGGAGAAAGCAGTTGCCCAAACATCACAGGTAGTTTACACACGCCAAACCTTTGGTAAGCAATCTTACATCATAGTCGCTAAAGCTCTAACTAATTTTGATAGTGAAGCGACAGTAGTGTTAGTCAGAGGAACTACTGAATACTGCTTCAATCAATTCCTTAGGGATAATTTAGAACTTGAGCTGAGCGTCCTTGCTATAGCCTTAATCGCAGATATCTTTTTGGCTATCTTGCTTGGACGATCAATTGCTAAACCAGTCAAACAGCTACAAAAAACTACCCAAGAATTTGCTGCTGGCAATTTGGAAGCACGAGTCGAGGTGTGGACGAAAGATGAAGTAGGGAAACTTAGTATCAATTTCAATCGTATGGCTGATAGTCTGTTGACTGCTTTTAAGCAAAGGGAACGTTATGCAGCTGAGCAATCACGACTAAACACTCAATTGCAGCAAGAGATTGCAGAACGTCTCCTTACTGTGGAAACACTAAGGCTGATCGAGTTTTCTCTGGATCGGGTAGGGGATGCAGTTTTTTTATCAAAACAGGATGGCCGATTTTGTTATGTCAATGAAGCTGCTTGTAATTTCCTTGGCTACTCCCGTGAAGAACTACTGACGTTGCACCTTTATAATATCGATACCTTACTGTCAAAAGATAACTGGTCACCGTTTTGGAAAAACCTGAAACAGCAAGGTTGTTTTAAGCAAGATTCAGTACATCGCACTAAAGACGGGCGGGAATTTCCTGTAGAAATTGGAGTTAATTATTTACAGTTTAATGATCAAGAATACAACTGTGTTATTGCTCGCGATCTTACCGAGCGTAAACAGGGAGAAAATTTACTGAAACGAACTAACTCTCTGTTAAGGGCGCAACAAGAGGCATCAATTGATGGTATATTAGTTATTGACGAAAACCAAAAAATCCTATGGCACAATCGCCGTTTTGGTCAGATGTGGAATATCCCAGAGGAGATTCTCAACTCTGGTGACGACCAAAAAATATTGAAAAGTGTGCTATCTAAGCTAAATAAACCTAAAGAATTTATCCACAGGTTGAAGTATCTGTATGAACATCCGAGCGAAGTAAGTTGTGATGAAATTTACTTGAATGATGGTCGGATTTTTGACCGTTACTCTGGCTCTGTGGTGTCTGAAGCTAGTGATTACTATACTAGAATCTGGTATTTCCGAGATATCACCCAGAGAAAGCAAGTAGAAGCCCAAGTTACTCAGCTCAATCAAGAGTTGAGTAATCATGCCTTGGAACTAGAAGTAGCTAACACAGAACTGGCAGCAACCAAAGACTTTATCACGAACATAATTAATGCAGTATCTGATCCAATTTTTGTAAAAGATAGATATTATAAATGGAAATTCTTTAATGATAGCTTTTGTGAGTTTATCGGATATTCTAGAGAGCAACTATTAGGTCATTCAGATTCTGAATTTTTCATCTCAGAAGAAGCTGAGGTTTTTAGAAAAACCGATCAACTCGTCATCAAGAATGGTGTCGTTAATGAAAATGAAGAATACTTTACTGATGCTAAGGGTATTCTTCATTTCATTTCTACCAAGAAAACTCGTTTCTTCGATTCTAAAAATAATCCCTATATTGTAGGGGTTATTCGAGACTTTACTCATCGGAAGCAATTTGAAGACCGACTGGAGAAACTTAATGAATGCTTTCTTGATTTTGGTAGCAATCCCGACAAAAATATTAATCATCTGGTAGCCGTTTGTGGGCAATTACTCAATGCTAGTTTTGCTCTCTATAATTGCCTGGAATACAATCAACTTGTGACATTAGGACAGTGGCAAGTCCCGCCAGATTACCCGACTATGGATAGCGCAAAAGGACGTATTTGCTACGACGTTATTAGAGAAGGAACTGATGAGTCAGTTGTCAAGCAGGATCTCCAGAATACAGCTTATGCTCAAACTGATCCCAACATTAGGGCTTATAATCTGTGTACTTACATCGGTATTGCGGTCAAATGGAACAAAAAGGTAATGGGTTCCCTGTGTGTTTTGTATCAGCAGCAGGTAGAACCAAGTACAGAAGACAAACAACTGCTTAACCTGATTGCCAGCGCTATTGGTGTAGAAGAACAACGAAAACAGGCTCAGCAGGAACTTCGGGATAGTAAAGAGCGATTTGCCTTAGCTGTAGAAGGAGTCAACGACGGGATTTGGGATTGCAATCTCCAAACTGGTGAAATGTATTTATCCCCTCGTTGGAAGAGTATGTTGGGGTATGAAGATGATGAAATTAGCAATACGTTTGAATCCTGGACAGAGATTATTCACCCAGACGACCTAGAGCAAACCTTACTGAGTTTTAATAATTATCTAGAGGGCAAGCTTTTTCAGTATCAAGAAGAGTTCCGTGCTTTACACAAAGATGGCACCTACCGTTGGCTGCTGACTCGTGGAGCGGCGCTGTGGGATAAAACAGGTAAGCCTTATCGCATAGCAGGTTCTCACACCGATATTTCAGAGCGTAAAAAAGCAGAAGAAGCTCTCAAAAGTCAGTTAACAGCTCTCGAAGCAGCTACTGATGGCATAGCATTAGTTAATCCAGCAGGTGAATACTTTTACCTCAATCAGACTCACCTGGAATTGTTTGGCTACACTAAACCGGATCAACTGGTGGGTCAACAATGGCATATGATTTATCCGCCAGAAGAAATTGAGCGTATTGAGAAGTCAGTTTTTCCCCAATTGTTTAAAACAGGAAAATGGAGTGGAGAAGCTACGGCTGTGCGCAAGGATGGTAGCACATTTGCTGAGGAATTTTCTCTAACATTACTTGAGGATGGTGGTTTAATCCGAGTCTGTCGAGATATTACAGAGCGTAAAAATGCTGAAGAGCAGATGCGGCAAAATCATCAAAGACTGGCTCTGGCTAATGCCCAGTTAGAACGGGCTACTCGTCTCAAAGACGAGTTTCTGGCTAGCATGAGTCATGAATTACGTACTCCCCTCAACGCTATTCTTGGTTTATCAGAAGCTTTGCAAGAGGAAGTGTATGGTTCAATTACAGATAGGCAGCGTAAGTCTCTCAGCACAATTCAGGGCAGTGGTCAACATTTGCTAGAACTAATCAATGATCTGCTTGACCTTGCCAAAATTGAATCTGGGAAGATGGAACTCCACATCGGTGCTGTTTCCCTCCAAAAACTCTGCAATTCCAGCTTGATGTTTGTTAGAAACCAAGCCCATCACAAAAATATTAAGCTGACTTCTCAGGTAACTGAGAGACTATGGGAAATAGAAGTGGATGAGCGACGTATCCGACAAGTCCTGATCAATTTGCTCAGCAATGCTGTGAAGTTTACCCCAACCGGAGGAAGCGTTATTTTAAAAGCTGAGGAAGACTTATTAAGAAACACTATTTGTTTTAGTGTCATTGATACTGGTATTGGCATTGCTCAAGAAAATATGCGTAAGTTATTCCAATCCTTCGTCCAAATTGACAGCCGTCTGTCCCGTCGCTACGCCGGTACAGGATTGGGTTTGGCTTTGGTGCAACGAACCATAGAAATTCACGGGGGTAGGGTAGATGTCGAGAGTGAAGTGGGTCAAGGTAGTTGCTTTACAGTAACTCTGCCGATTAAACAAAGTGGTGAGGCCAACGGAGAATACCAGAGTGATTTGGGAGACCTAAGCCAATTTACTCAATCCGCCATCTCCAATCCCCAAGTGCTGATCATCGAAGACTCTATTACTGCAGCTGAAGTGATTTCTCGCTATATCAGGGAAATAGGGCTACAAACCTTGACTTACCCTGAAGGAGAAGGTGCTCTCGAGCAGGTTATACAGGTCAACCCAGGGGTGATAATCCTAGATTTGCAATTGCCTAAAGTGTCTGGCTGGAAGGTTTTGGCTCAGCTAAAAGCTCATCCCCAAACCGAACACATCCCAGTGATTATTCTTTCTGTAGTGGATGAGCGATCGCAAGCGTTGGAGATGGGTGCGTCTGAATATCTGGTTAAACCCGTTTCCCGCCAACTGTTGCGCTCAACAATTAGCAAAATTTTGGGTCCTTTAGAAACACCAGAGTCAGTCAAGCATGGCGAAACTGCTCTGATGGTTACGCCTCACAAAGCTCCAGAGTCACCGTTAATCTTAATTGCAGAGGATAATGAAACTAACATTAAGACGATTTGGGATTACTTGCTCAACAAAGGCTATCGGTTGATATTAGCCAAGAATGGCTGGGAAGCGATTAGCCAAGCTAAAGAATATCACCCACAGCTGATTATGATGGATATTCAGATGCCAGATATGGATGGTATTGAAGCGATTAAGCGAATTCGAGACAATCAGGAAACGAGCGTTATTCCCATTATTGCCGTAACAGCACTGGCGATGCCAGGGGATAAGGAGAAATGCCTAGGGGCTGGCGCGGACGAATACATCTCTAAACCAGTGAGTCTGAAGAACTTAGTCAGTACTATTCAAAAGTATGTTCATGTAGAGGTTAAGGATTTGCAATTAGTTAGTAATTAG
- a CDS encoding hybrid sensor histidine kinase/response regulator: MDSQNSILVVDDEPCGFDVIEALLFKEGYNLSYASCGEEALNRLEEIQPDVILLDVMMPELDGIEVCHRIKSHPNWHHIPIIIVTALNSKEDLARCLDAGADDFLGKPVSGLELRSRVRSMLRIKKQHDQLAATLQLREDMSHMIVHDLRHPLANIIISCEILQQTELDKKQQRKTEQILKSALQLRSMTDNLLMMAKLESGKLSLNRDLVDLNALEQEVVLDFQAIAHEKNIQLVSELPESSKTLLIDANLIRRVLDNLLSNAIKFSPSQSKILLQVDYPVDPKPQARIRIADFGPGIEEELRKRIFDKYDVGNLMTGISQTGLGLTFCKMAVEAHGGRIFVENNQPSGSVFTVEI, encoded by the coding sequence ATGGATAGTCAAAACTCTATACTAGTAGTTGATGATGAACCCTGTGGGTTTGATGTCATTGAGGCTCTACTGTTCAAGGAAGGTTACAACTTGAGCTATGCCTCTTGTGGTGAAGAGGCATTGAACCGTCTAGAGGAAATTCAGCCGGACGTAATCTTATTGGACGTGATGATGCCAGAACTTGATGGTATAGAGGTTTGCCATCGGATCAAGTCTCACCCAAACTGGCACCATATCCCAATTATTATCGTAACGGCTCTGAATTCTAAGGAAGATCTTGCCCGATGCCTGGATGCAGGAGCTGATGATTTCCTAGGTAAACCTGTTAGTGGACTCGAACTGCGGTCTAGAGTGCGTTCGATGTTGCGGATTAAAAAACAACATGATCAGCTAGCTGCTACTCTACAGCTGAGGGAAGATATGTCTCATATGATCGTGCATGATTTGAGGCATCCTTTGGCTAATATTATCATATCTTGTGAGATTTTGCAGCAAACTGAACTCGACAAAAAACAGCAAAGAAAGACTGAACAAATCTTGAAATCAGCTCTCCAGCTGCGCTCAATGACGGATAACTTATTGATGATGGCAAAGTTAGAATCGGGAAAACTTAGCCTTAATCGAGACTTGGTGGATCTAAATGCACTCGAACAAGAGGTAGTTTTAGATTTCCAAGCCATTGCTCATGAGAAAAATATTCAGCTAGTTAGTGAGCTACCAGAATCCAGTAAGACTCTTTTAATTGATGCCAATTTAATCCGTCGTGTCTTAGATAACTTGCTCTCAAATGCCATCAAATTTTCTCCTTCACAAAGTAAAATTCTACTGCAAGTAGATTATCCAGTAGATCCCAAACCCCAAGCTAGAATTCGCATTGCAGATTTTGGACCTGGGATTGAAGAAGAATTGCGAAAACGTATTTTTGATAAGTACGATGTGGGAAATTTAATGACTGGAATTTCTCAAACTGGTCTAGGATTAACGTTCTGTAAAATGGCAGTTGAAGCTCATGGTGGTAGAATATTTGTAGAAAATAATCAACCATCAGGGTCAGTGTTCACTGTAGAAATTTAG
- a CDS encoding M1 family metallopeptidase — translation MSQSYFDTESKTHKSFELPGARPQYNPDRPGQVEHIFLDLTLDIPLERVSGTCTITLNPIRGIKQLVLDAVNLTIASVQVDQIPQPFDYDGEQLKIQLLNPVVVGKAIKIAIAYSVDNPQRGIYFIHPNQHYPNKPTQVWTQGEDEDSRYWFPCFDYPGQLATSEIRVRVPKPLIAISNGELIATEEEGDETIYHWRQQEVHPTYLMTLAVADFAEIRDEWQGKPVSYYVEKGREEDARRSMGKTPGMIEFLSETFGYPYPYPKYAQVCVEDFIFGGMENTSTTLLTDRCLLDERAATDNQRTESLVVHELAHQWFGDLVVIKHWSHAWIKEGMASYTEVFWTEHEYGKDDAAYYLLNEARSYISEDSSRYRRPMVTHVYREAIELYDRHLYEKGACVYHMIRAELGEDLFWKAIQTFVKDNAHKTVETIDLLRAIEKATGRNLLFLFDQYVFRGGHPEYKVAYSWDGDSQLAKLTVTQTQAKDSNTGSDSELFDLKIPIAFGYTQLEEDSPVKTSNETCLQTFTVRVHEREQSFYFPLQKKPNLISFDHGNNYLKTVSLEYPIAELKAQLKFDPDPISRIYAGKALAKKGGLEAVKALCDALKSDSFWGVRLEVAKQLAKVKLDQAEAALIAGLSDQNLRVRRAVVQALGEVKTLESYNALKQLLEKGDASYYVEATAARSLGGMVSASLKDREDEVIQLLTKVLKERSGWNEVVRGGAIAGLSQIKSSPIALDVILEYTTPGIPQPLRLAAIRSLGDISKGQTPNKIESILEQLEELSRETFYLTQVTIVGALGKMETPKAMDILRSLLENTPDGRIRRIAEEAIQKVQKTIGSDKALKQLRDELDKLKKDNQALKSRLENLEAKSN, via the coding sequence ATGTCCCAGTCGTATTTTGATACCGAAAGCAAAACTCACAAGTCCTTTGAATTACCCGGTGCTAGACCCCAATACAATCCTGACCGCCCAGGACAAGTGGAGCATATTTTCCTGGATTTAACTCTGGATATCCCCCTCGAAAGGGTTAGCGGTACCTGCACTATCACCCTCAACCCAATACGCGGCATTAAACAGCTAGTACTTGATGCGGTCAACTTGACTATCGCTTCAGTGCAGGTTGACCAAATCCCCCAACCCTTTGACTATGATGGGGAACAACTAAAGATTCAGCTACTTAACCCGGTTGTTGTTGGAAAAGCGATTAAGATTGCGATCGCATACAGTGTAGACAACCCCCAGCGGGGTATTTACTTCATTCATCCAAACCAACACTACCCCAACAAACCCACCCAAGTTTGGACCCAAGGAGAAGATGAAGACTCTCGCTACTGGTTCCCTTGTTTCGATTATCCTGGTCAACTTGCTACCTCCGAAATCCGGGTTAGAGTGCCAAAACCCCTGATTGCTATCTCCAACGGGGAACTAATTGCTACAGAAGAAGAAGGGGATGAAACCATATACCACTGGAGGCAACAGGAAGTTCATCCCACTTACCTGATGACTCTAGCAGTAGCAGACTTTGCGGAAATTCGGGATGAATGGCAGGGCAAACCAGTCAGCTACTACGTGGAGAAGGGGCGAGAGGAGGATGCTCGCCGTAGCATGGGCAAAACTCCTGGAATGATAGAGTTCTTGAGTGAAACCTTTGGCTATCCCTACCCCTATCCGAAATACGCCCAAGTCTGTGTAGAAGACTTCATCTTTGGTGGTATGGAAAACACCTCCACCACTCTGTTAACAGACCGTTGCTTGCTTGATGAACGAGCAGCTACCGATAACCAACGGACTGAAAGCCTGGTGGTTCACGAACTTGCTCATCAGTGGTTTGGGGACTTAGTGGTGATTAAACACTGGTCCCATGCCTGGATTAAGGAAGGCATGGCATCCTACACAGAAGTGTTTTGGACCGAACATGAGTATGGTAAAGATGATGCTGCCTACTACCTACTCAATGAAGCACGCAGTTATATCTCAGAAGATAGTTCTCGTTACCGCCGCCCCATGGTTACCCATGTCTATCGAGAAGCTATTGAACTCTACGATCGGCACCTTTATGAAAAAGGTGCTTGCGTCTATCATATGATTCGGGCAGAGTTAGGGGAAGACTTGTTCTGGAAAGCAATCCAAACCTTTGTTAAAGATAATGCTCACAAAACCGTAGAAACCATTGACCTGCTAAGGGCGATTGAAAAAGCTACCGGTCGTAATCTGTTATTCCTATTTGACCAGTACGTCTTCCGAGGCGGTCATCCTGAATACAAAGTTGCCTATTCCTGGGATGGAGATAGCCAGTTGGCGAAACTGACAGTAACCCAAACTCAGGCAAAAGATAGTAACACCGGTAGCGATAGTGAACTATTTGACCTCAAAATCCCGATTGCCTTTGGTTACACCCAGCTCGAAGAGGATTCTCCTGTGAAAACGTCTAATGAAACCTGTCTACAGACATTTACGGTCAGGGTTCATGAACGGGAACAAAGTTTCTATTTCCCACTGCAGAAAAAACCTAACTTAATTAGCTTCGACCACGGGAATAATTACCTGAAAACCGTTTCCCTAGAATACCCCATAGCCGAGCTCAAAGCCCAGCTTAAATTTGACCCAGACCCCATCTCCCGTATCTATGCAGGGAAAGCCTTGGCGAAAAAGGGAGGATTAGAAGCAGTAAAAGCCTTGTGTGATGCCCTAAAGAGTGACTCATTCTGGGGTGTTCGTTTAGAAGTCGCCAAACAATTAGCTAAGGTAAAACTAGATCAAGCCGAAGCCGCCTTAATTGCTGGCTTGTCCGATCAAAATCTCCGTGTGCGTCGTGCCGTTGTCCAAGCCTTGGGTGAGGTGAAGACTCTAGAAAGCTACAATGCTCTCAAGCAATTACTGGAAAAAGGGGATGCCAGCTACTACGTAGAAGCAACAGCCGCCAGGTCACTTGGGGGAATGGTTTCGGCAAGCCTTAAGGATAGAGAAGATGAAGTAATCCAATTGCTGACAAAAGTACTCAAAGAAAGGAGTGGTTGGAATGAAGTAGTACGTGGTGGTGCCATTGCTGGCTTAAGTCAAATTAAATCCTCACCCATTGCCCTAGACGTAATTTTAGAATATACCACTCCTGGTATACCTCAACCCCTTCGTCTAGCAGCGATTCGATCTTTAGGAGACATTTCTAAAGGTCAGACTCCCAATAAAATAGAGTCGATCCTGGAGCAATTAGAAGAACTTTCCCGTGAAACCTTCTATTTGACTCAAGTCACCATAGTTGGGGCTCTAGGAAAAATGGAAACCCCGAAAGCCATGGATATTTTGCGATCGCTTTTAGAGAATACGCCTGATGGGCGAATTCGTCGGATTGCAGAAGAAGCCATTCAGAAAGTCCAGAAAACCATTGGCTCTGACAAAGCCCTTAAACAGTTACGGGACGAACTTGACAAACTCAAAAAAGATAATCAGGCACTCAAAAGCCGCCTGGAAAACTTGGAAGCAAAATCTAATTAA
- a CDS encoding MlaE family lipid ABC transporter permease subunit — translation MAKTSSLGLWSQRLLAAIFLAGQVILHLLTGKIHRRNTIEQMVTVGPESLIIALLTATVIGMVFTIQVTREFINFGATNAIGGVLALALARELAPVLTAVVLAGRVGSAFAAEIGTMRVSEQIDALYMLKTDPIDYLVIPRVIACCLMLPVLTILAIVTGMVGGVLLAQNIYGIPQSVFLDSARNFLGIWDLFSAAIKSVVFGLLISVIGCSWGLTTTGGAKGVGQSTTTAVVTALLAIFISNFFLSWLMFQGMGSAVIS, via the coding sequence ATGGCTAAAACTTCCAGCCTCGGGTTATGGAGTCAGCGTTTACTGGCTGCGATTTTCTTAGCTGGGCAAGTGATACTTCATCTACTAACTGGGAAGATTCACCGCCGCAATACTATCGAGCAAATGGTAACTGTTGGACCAGAGTCTCTGATAATTGCTCTGCTCACTGCTACTGTAATCGGTATGGTGTTTACCATTCAGGTAACACGGGAATTCATTAATTTTGGTGCAACCAATGCCATTGGGGGAGTCTTGGCTCTGGCTTTAGCTAGGGAATTGGCTCCGGTGTTGACTGCTGTGGTTTTGGCAGGACGAGTTGGTTCGGCATTTGCTGCTGAAATTGGTACTATGCGCGTTTCAGAGCAAATTGATGCTTTGTATATGCTTAAGACTGACCCGATTGATTACTTAGTGATTCCTCGAGTTATTGCTTGTTGTCTGATGCTGCCAGTGTTGACGATTCTCGCCATTGTGACTGGTATGGTAGGAGGAGTACTCCTGGCTCAGAATATTTATGGTATTCCCCAGTCTGTGTTTCTTGATTCCGCTCGTAACTTCCTAGGAATTTGGGACTTGTTCTCTGCTGCTATTAAATCTGTAGTGTTTGGGCTGTTAATTTCTGTGATTGGTTGTAGCTGGGGGTTAACCACGACAGGAGGCGCTAAGGGTGTTGGTCAATCTACCACCACTGCTGTGGTTACTGCTTTGCTGGCAATTTTTATTAGCAACTTTTTCTTATCATGGTTGATGTTCCAAGGGATGGGTAGTGCGGTAATTAGCTAA